DNA from Patescibacteria group bacterium:
CCTCTTTCTGTAAAGTCAGCCGCGTATCTGCTATAATAATAACACTATGAAAATTTTCCTTGGTGCCGACCACGCCGGCTTCCGCCTCAAAGAGGAGATTAAAAAATATTTATCCCGCGCCAAATACGATGTCCATGACCTCGGCGCCTTTAAGCTGGAAAAGAATGATGATTACCCCGCTTATGCCGCGCGCGTCGGCCGGGCGGCGCGCCGCGACCCCGCGTCGCGCGGCCTTGTGCTTTGCGGCAACGCCGAAGGCGTCTGCATCACGGCGAATAAAATCCGCGGCGTGCGCGCCGCCCTGGGCTATTCAACCTACGCGGCAAAAACCTCCCGTACCGACGACGACGCCAACGTGCTCTGCCTCGCCGGGCGCGTCCTGAAATCCGCGGAAGCGAAAAAAATTACGGCCGCTTTTCTCAAGACAAAATTCTCCGACGCAAAGCGCCACGCACGCCGCATTAAGCAAATTAAAAAATTAGAAAAAAATGCCTGCCTCGCCGAAGCTCCGACCGAGCGAAGCGAGCGTCGGGACAAAGGCGGGCCGAAAATAATCCCCGCTATCCTCGCGAAAAACGCGATTGATTTCGCGCAAAAGCTGCGCTTGGTTGAAGGCGCGGCTTCGCGCGTGCAGATTGACGTGATTGACGGCAAATTTGTTTCGCCAAAAAACTGGGCTGATCCGGAAATTATTAAAACCATACCCACGCCCATAAAATACGAACTCCATCTCATGGTTGCCGATCCGGCGGCGGAAATTAAAAAATGGAAAAAAATAAAAAATGTAAAAAAAGTTATTTTTCACATTGAAGTGAAACGAAATCCCGCGAGCATCATTAAAGCAATCAAGCGGTTCGGCTGGCAGGCCGGCACGGCCCTGAATCCCGCGACACCAATTACCCGCCTCCGGCCGGTTATTCAAAAAATCAACACTGTTCTTTTTCTTGGCGTCACCCCTGGCCGTTCGGGCCAAAAATTCCAGCCGCGCATTTTAAAAAAAATGCGGAACTTGAAAAAAATCGCCCCGCGGGTTACAATCCAGGTTGACGGCGGCGTAAATCTTAAAAACGCGCGCGAGATATTGAGAGCCGGCGCCGATACTCTCTGCGCCGCAAACGCGATTTACAAAACCGCTAAACCCAAAAAAATAATTAACGAATTTAAAAAAATTAATTAATAATATCCAACTATGCGCAAATTTATTTTTGCCGGAATATTGTTCGCCATGACGCTCGCCATGACCGGCGCGATTGCCCTGCCCGGCGACGCGGCAACTCTCGTTTCCGGCGATCTCATTAAAGGACAAAGCTTCTCCTCGGTCTACTACTATGCCGAAAACGGCAAACGCTATGTCTTCCCCAACGAAAAGACATATTTTACCTGGTATACGGATTTTAGCGAAGTTAAAATAATCACCGATGCCGAGCTCGCCGCGATTCAAATTGGCGGCAATGTCACCTACAAGCCGGGATACAAAATGATTAAAATCACTACCGCGGACAAGGTCTATGCCGTTGAAGGCGGTGGAGTTATCCGCTGGGTCAAAACCGAGGAAGCGGCCGAAACCCTTTACGGACTCAACTGGAACGACTGGATTGACGACGTACCGGACGGATTTTTCACCAACTACCGCGAAGGCCAGTCAATCGAATTCGCCTCGGATTACAGCAAGACCCAGCAGTCAACTCTGTATTACACCATCAACCACGACAAAGGATTCGTCTATTAAAAACAAAAGTACGG
Protein-coding regions in this window:
- a CDS encoding RpiB/LacA/LacB family sugar-phosphate isomerase, coding for MKIFLGADHAGFRLKEEIKKYLSRAKYDVHDLGAFKLEKNDDYPAYAARVGRAARRDPASRGLVLCGNAEGVCITANKIRGVRAALGYSTYAAKTSRTDDDANVLCLAGRVLKSAEAKKITAAFLKTKFSDAKRHARRIKQIKKLEKNACLAEAPTERSERRDKGGPKIIPAILAKNAIDFAQKLRLVEGAASRVQIDVIDGKFVSPKNWADPEIIKTIPTPIKYELHLMVADPAAEIKKWKKIKNVKKVIFHIEVKRNPASIIKAIKRFGWQAGTALNPATPITRLRPVIQKINTVLFLGVTPGRSGQKFQPRILKKMRNLKKIAPRVTIQVDGGVNLKNAREILRAGADTLCAANAIYKTAKPKKIINEFKKIN